In a single window of the Anaplasma platys genome:
- the cutA gene encoding divalent-cation tolerance protein CutA, which translates to MRPCHAKIRDITYELSSVTAVETKVKNKVCLIYTTYPDYNTAYKVSSALLREGLIACVNVFPETTSMYLWNGILDTNKEHVTIMKTLEIFAAKVQHRIKESHPYTTPAILSIVTQDCDQGFLDWVNKSLKTDDS; encoded by the coding sequence ATGAGGCCTTGTCATGCAAAAATTAGAGATATAACATACGAACTGAGCTCCGTTACTGCAGTAGAGACGAAGGTGAAGAACAAAGTCTGCTTGATATACACCACCTATCCGGATTACAACACGGCATATAAAGTCAGCAGCGCTCTGTTGCGGGAAGGATTGATTGCATGCGTTAATGTCTTCCCAGAAACAACATCCATGTATTTATGGAATGGTATTTTAGACACAAACAAAGAGCATGTAACAATAATGAAAACTTTGGAGATCTTTGCTGCAAAAGTTCAACATCGTATAAAAGAATCCCACCCATATACGACCCCTGCAATTTTATCAATTGTTACACAAGATTGTGATCAAGGATTTCTGGACTGGGTTAATAAGTCTTTGAAGACTGATGACTCGTAA
- a CDS encoding ATP-binding protein, with protein sequence MHKRYTDSEQNHKVDFVVRDYGITKTKGAVVVVFPLLCILSIYLFGTENGYVSMVFNCLLTSTAVLVLLQRLKCYQKVIASIEYQNMIFANALNHDTEFCLILNGAGNVVYSDARFNTRFQNFTQSGNLNLHSVLKLGNLNDKEISRFLDALKNKSPVRTYCSVSKKNTVSNFSLILDPIVNNPQIDINTEATFSLFLNPLSRPQDYFVLKAVKITKEDVHEKLLNRHNVGSYILNKDGVIISANANFLKIFELDTIKRHTLFSDFLSKNQPYEGEEVFVTSTGTMFRAYVTQEVFHDKNNSSYIYGLITPKKFDLTDYQFNPCFIHAPIAIAQCSTDGKIIKHNKAFAALTEGQHQEHIYSYLTVVYSRKVRKYLQNSVINNMSLEGQLCNNTYVKIYLNKLLHNNTVSVICYITDSADRKSLETQLEQSQKLQAVGQLTGGIAHDFNNILTAIIGFCDLLLIQHPATDPSFRDIMQIKQNANRAANLIKQLMAFSRKQTLQPKILDINNIVADLSQMIKRLISEDIELKIYYQENIGLVMVDLCQLEQVIVNLVVNAKSAMSSGGSLTLRTYNFTVDASSMLKGMFAPDKDRIEYGEYVVLEVIDTGHGIDKNVMKKIFDPFFSTQSDSYGTGLGLSTVYGIVKQTGGYIYVKSKVGEGTKFMILLPRVYSTETSEVENAAVLDTATLDDNMLEEGLHYANSATVLLIEDEDPVREFTSKALSKRGFKVIDTNSGKDAIRAAIDTNIDVIVSDVVMPGRSGPETVAEILKIRPNAKVIFVSGYAEEVFHQQHKGINFNEMLFLSKPFTLKLLLQKVDEALSCKN encoded by the coding sequence GTGCATAAGAGGTACACAGATAGTGAGCAAAATCACAAGGTAGACTTCGTTGTTCGTGACTATGGCATCACAAAAACAAAGGGTGCCGTTGTTGTGGTATTCCCTCTGCTGTGCATATTGAGCATATATCTATTCGGCACTGAGAATGGGTATGTGAGCATGGTGTTCAATTGCTTGCTCACGAGCACGGCGGTTTTGGTGTTGCTACAAAGACTTAAATGCTACCAAAAGGTAATAGCCTCCATAGAATATCAAAACATGATTTTTGCCAATGCGCTCAACCACGATACTGAGTTCTGCTTAATATTGAACGGCGCTGGCAATGTTGTGTATTCGGACGCGCGTTTCAATACTAGATTCCAGAATTTTACGCAAAGCGGCAACCTAAACCTCCACAGTGTGCTCAAACTCGGAAATCTGAATGATAAGGAGATTTCTCGCTTTTTAGATGCTCTGAAAAATAAATCCCCGGTACGAACATATTGCTCGGTCAGCAAAAAGAATACTGTCTCTAACTTCTCTCTCATACTCGATCCGATTGTTAACAATCCACAGATCGACATTAATACTGAGGCAACGTTTAGTTTGTTTTTAAATCCGCTATCAAGGCCTCAAGACTACTTTGTCCTCAAAGCAGTAAAAATCACCAAGGAAGATGTACACGAAAAACTCCTGAATAGACACAATGTCGGTTCTTACATACTCAACAAGGACGGTGTCATAATCTCAGCCAATGCTAATTTTTTGAAAATTTTTGAGCTTGATACCATAAAGCGACATACCTTGTTTAGCGACTTCCTCAGCAAAAACCAGCCTTATGAAGGGGAGGAGGTCTTTGTAACCTCAACTGGGACAATGTTTAGAGCTTACGTAACCCAGGAAGTTTTTCATGACAAGAACAATAGTAGTTACATATATGGTCTGATAACTCCTAAGAAATTCGACCTTACAGACTACCAGTTCAATCCGTGTTTTATACATGCGCCTATAGCCATAGCGCAGTGCAGTACCGATGGGAAAATCATAAAACATAATAAGGCGTTTGCCGCACTAACTGAAGGACAACACCAAGAGCACATTTACTCGTATCTGACCGTTGTCTACAGCCGCAAGGTCAGGAAGTACCTGCAAAACAGCGTAATAAACAATATGTCGCTGGAAGGACAGCTCTGTAATAACACCTACGTGAAGATTTATCTGAACAAGTTGCTGCATAACAACACGGTATCTGTGATCTGTTACATAACTGATAGTGCGGATCGTAAAAGCCTTGAGACACAGCTTGAACAATCACAAAAATTACAAGCTGTGGGGCAACTTACTGGTGGCATTGCACATGACTTCAATAACATATTGACTGCCATAATTGGATTCTGCGACCTTTTACTCATTCAACACCCCGCAACGGACCCTTCTTTTAGGGACATAATGCAAATCAAGCAAAACGCCAATCGGGCCGCAAATCTGATCAAACAGCTGATGGCATTCTCACGCAAGCAAACGCTGCAACCTAAGATTCTAGATATAAACAATATAGTTGCAGATTTATCACAAATGATTAAGCGCCTCATCAGTGAAGACATAGAGCTTAAGATATACTATCAGGAAAACATAGGCCTGGTAATGGTAGATCTTTGCCAATTGGAACAAGTAATAGTAAACCTAGTCGTCAATGCAAAATCCGCAATGAGTTCGGGAGGCAGTCTGACATTACGCACATATAACTTCACCGTAGATGCCTCTAGTATGCTTAAGGGCATGTTTGCTCCGGACAAAGACCGCATTGAGTATGGAGAGTATGTAGTACTTGAAGTAATTGATACTGGACACGGTATAGACAAAAATGTGATGAAGAAGATATTTGACCCCTTCTTCTCAACACAGAGTGACTCTTATGGCACAGGGCTGGGATTATCTACCGTATACGGAATAGTAAAGCAGACCGGAGGATATATATACGTTAAAAGCAAGGTAGGAGAAGGAACCAAATTCATGATACTTCTGCCGCGAGTGTATTCAACGGAAACTTCAGAAGTAGAGAATGCCGCGGTTCTTGATACTGCGACTCTTGATGACAATATGCTGGAAGAGGGGCTGCACTATGCTAACTCCGCTACTGTGCTGCTGATTGAGGATGAGGATCCAGTACGCGAATTTACATCTAAGGCGTTATCGAAGCGGGGATTCAAGGTAATTGATACGAATTCTGGCAAAGATGCGATAAGAGCAGCAATAGATACAAACATAGATGTTATAGTGAGTGACGTTGTAATGCCAGGAAGAAGCGGACCGGAAACTGTTGCCGAAATTTTGAAGATTAGGCCAAATGCTAAGGTAATTTTTGTTTCAGGATACGCAGAAGAAGTATTCCACCAGCAACACAAGGGCATTAACTTCAATGAGATGCTCTTTTTATCCAAGCCATTCACTCTGAAACTTCTACTCCAGAAGGTTGATGAGGCCTTGTCATGCAAAAATTAG
- a CDS encoding DNA topoisomerase has product YTKKVKNAQEAHEAIRPTDITMLPESLARYLTDEQLKLYTLIWKRTIASQMESAVIDQVAVDIRDLDGRVVLHATGSTLSFDGYYRAYGSEDDDKRKMLPALKEGESCELLDVKSNQHFTQPPARYSEASLVKKMEEIGIGRPSTYATIISVLQDRGYTNLEQKRFIPSERGRIVNAFLTNFFRKYVEYDFTANLEEELDLISNGKMVWKDVLQEFWNKFIADVSSVKTVEVGEILKAVTRDLESYAFSGASGESTSKVCPSCGAGELMLNIGKSNAFLGCNRYPECRYTRGIGSDPSVTGDDSARIVGIDQETQEEILLKNGPYGEYLQLGNSTKRVSIPKGIGEMSMDLAQKLLALPLTLGNFPGTDKEIKLGMGRFGPYVLYGGTYFSIKDREDFYNVTLDEAVNIINSQAEKKGKLLGMHENGKEIYLCKGRYGFYLKCGKVNVAVKGKAEDVSLEDAIVLLNQKNV; this is encoded by the coding sequence TTATACTAAGAAGGTTAAGAACGCGCAGGAAGCCCATGAGGCCATAAGGCCTACGGATATTACTATGCTTCCCGAAAGCCTCGCAAGGTATCTGACAGATGAACAGCTGAAGCTTTACACCTTGATTTGGAAAAGGACAATTGCTAGCCAAATGGAGTCAGCCGTGATTGATCAGGTAGCGGTTGACATTCGTGATCTTGATGGAAGAGTTGTACTTCATGCAACGGGGTCTACTTTGAGTTTTGATGGCTACTATAGGGCCTATGGTTCTGAGGATGATGATAAAAGAAAGATGCTTCCTGCGTTGAAAGAGGGGGAATCTTGTGAATTGTTGGATGTGAAATCAAATCAGCACTTTACACAACCGCCAGCACGTTATAGCGAGGCGAGTTTGGTAAAGAAAATGGAGGAGATAGGAATTGGGCGACCTTCAACTTATGCTACGATCATCTCTGTTTTGCAGGACAGGGGCTATACAAACCTGGAACAAAAGCGTTTTATTCCTAGTGAAAGGGGAAGAATTGTAAATGCATTTCTCACAAACTTTTTCAGGAAATATGTGGAATACGATTTCACGGCAAATCTTGAAGAGGAGTTAGACTTGATTTCCAACGGCAAGATGGTCTGGAAGGACGTGCTGCAGGAATTTTGGAACAAGTTTATTGCGGATGTTAGTTCTGTAAAGACTGTCGAGGTCGGTGAGATCTTGAAGGCTGTCACTAGGGATTTGGAAAGTTACGCATTTTCTGGTGCATCCGGGGAGAGTACAAGTAAGGTATGTCCATCATGTGGGGCAGGAGAGCTGATGCTGAACATTGGCAAGAGCAACGCGTTTTTGGGTTGTAACAGGTATCCAGAATGCAGGTACACTAGAGGTATTGGCAGTGATCCGAGCGTTACTGGAGATGATTCTGCTCGAATAGTAGGTATAGATCAAGAAACGCAGGAAGAGATATTATTGAAAAATGGGCCATACGGGGAGTATCTTCAGTTGGGGAATAGTACAAAGCGGGTTTCTATTCCCAAGGGAATTGGTGAGATGAGTATGGACCTTGCACAGAAACTTCTCGCATTGCCACTAACTTTGGGAAATTTTCCCGGTACTGATAAAGAGATCAAGCTTGGTATGGGAAGATTTGGCCCTTACGTTCTCTACGGTGGAACATACTTTTCGATTAAGGACAGGGAGGACTTTTATAACGTTACGCTGGATGAAGCAGTGAATATTATCAACAGCCAAGCGGAAAAAAAAGGAAAGCTCTTGGGAATGCATGAAAATGGGAAAGAGATATACCTGTGTAAGGGGAGGTATGGGTTTTATCTCAAATGCGGTAAAGTGAACGTGGCGGTTAAGGGCAAAGCAGAAGACGTCAGTTTGGAAGATGCCATAGTTCTGCTTAACCAGAAAAATGTGTAG
- the dusB gene encoding tRNA dihydrouridine synthase DusB, producing MRQFISEYPVILAPMSGVSDLPFRSLVRKLGAGLLVSEMIASRAMILKTRQSLQKCSVCGDTSVQLAGCTPEIMAEAAKLNEDLGAKFIDLNFGCPARKVVDGYAGSALMKDEDNAARIMENVVKAVKIPVTVKMRMGWDNNNLNAPRLAKIAENVGIQMITVHGRTRNQMFTGTVNWKFVKEVKDSVKIPVIVNGDIKTSRDIVAALEESGADGVMIGRGAYGKPWIIKQALQFLKTREELPDPSQSEKLQIILEHYDSSIEHYGESLGVKIFRKHIGWYSSSHKDSSMFRAQMNMLSDHSEVRKRLTEFFTPH from the coding sequence GTGAGGCAATTCATATCAGAGTATCCGGTAATATTGGCTCCGATGTCTGGAGTTAGCGACCTGCCGTTTCGCTCATTAGTCAGAAAGCTGGGAGCAGGGTTGCTAGTTTCAGAGATGATTGCCAGCAGGGCGATGATTTTGAAAACCCGCCAAAGCCTGCAAAAATGCTCGGTCTGCGGCGACACTTCTGTGCAACTTGCGGGATGCACGCCAGAAATTATGGCAGAGGCGGCAAAGCTGAATGAAGATTTGGGAGCAAAGTTTATCGATTTGAACTTTGGTTGCCCTGCAAGAAAGGTGGTTGATGGTTATGCTGGATCTGCGCTGATGAAGGATGAAGATAATGCAGCACGGATAATGGAAAATGTAGTGAAAGCTGTAAAAATACCTGTCACAGTAAAGATGAGAATGGGGTGGGATAACAACAACCTAAATGCGCCTCGATTGGCAAAGATTGCTGAAAACGTAGGAATACAGATGATCACAGTTCATGGCAGAACGCGCAATCAGATGTTCACTGGAACCGTAAACTGGAAGTTTGTCAAAGAAGTAAAAGATAGTGTAAAAATACCAGTAATTGTCAATGGCGACATAAAGACGTCACGAGATATAGTAGCTGCTTTAGAAGAATCAGGCGCCGACGGAGTGATGATAGGCAGGGGTGCCTACGGCAAACCATGGATCATAAAGCAGGCGTTACAGTTTTTGAAAACTCGAGAAGAATTGCCAGATCCGTCACAAAGTGAAAAACTCCAGATAATATTGGAGCACTATGACTCGTCAATAGAGCACTATGGTGAGAGTCTAGGTGTAAAAATATTCAGAAAGCACATAGGCTGGTACAGCAGTTCACATAAAGATTCGTCTATGTTTAGAGCACAGATGAATATGCTAAGTGATCATAGTGAGGTTAGAAAAAGACTAACGGAATTTTTTACTCCCCACTAG
- a CDS encoding NAD(P)H-hydrate dehydratase, producing MSLILSAVQLRICEEKSSVPVERLIERAAAAVVGEITKNFAKASVLVLCGPGNNGKEGSVTAELLKKRGWPVRVLGYGALGLCPLECDRFAIEESIVIDAIFGLGLSRPLRADLQGVVEKINASRRFVISIDTPTGINSDTGEVMGSAIMADMTVTFSCLKFAHVVSPGRQYCGVVHIKDIGLDIENSRSFSNAPALWSGHLPCLTHKSHKYNRGYAVVYSFGMRSAGAVKLAALAALRTGPGAVAVVCSNEELIVYAASLTSVMYKLHEEVVSDSRVTAVLIGPGGGPSFASLKDTVLQVLGGDDRRGYVLDAGAITAFQSCPAALFACIRGRRVIMTPHEGEFRQIFPYLSGSIVERAISAARESGAVVVLKGHDTVIAAPDGRLAVNNNAPASLATIGSGDVLAGMITGLLAAGMDEFHAACCAVWMHGECGKKYKLGLIADDIISSIPEVYSNIGTYSAL from the coding sequence ATGTCGCTCATTCTTTCTGCTGTTCAACTTCGGATTTGCGAGGAGAAATCGTCGGTACCTGTTGAAAGGCTAATAGAAAGGGCTGCTGCTGCAGTAGTTGGGGAAATAACGAAAAATTTCGCGAAGGCTTCAGTCCTTGTTCTGTGTGGGCCTGGTAATAACGGGAAAGAGGGCTCTGTGACTGCGGAATTGCTGAAGAAGCGGGGTTGGCCCGTAAGGGTATTGGGTTACGGGGCATTAGGGCTTTGTCCTTTGGAGTGTGATCGCTTTGCAATAGAAGAGTCCATAGTGATAGATGCGATTTTTGGTCTGGGTTTGTCTCGGCCTTTAAGAGCGGATTTGCAAGGGGTTGTAGAGAAAATTAACGCAAGTAGAAGATTTGTAATCTCTATTGATACTCCAACTGGGATAAACAGTGATACTGGTGAGGTTATGGGGTCAGCTATAATGGCTGATATGACTGTGACGTTTTCGTGCCTGAAATTTGCTCATGTAGTTTCTCCTGGAAGGCAATACTGTGGTGTGGTGCATATCAAAGATATTGGGCTTGATATTGAAAATTCGCGATCGTTTAGTAATGCCCCGGCCCTATGGAGTGGGCATTTGCCATGTTTAACCCACAAGTCACATAAATATAACCGTGGTTACGCGGTTGTCTATTCTTTCGGCATGAGATCAGCTGGTGCGGTTAAATTAGCAGCTTTGGCAGCGCTTAGGACAGGTCCTGGTGCTGTTGCAGTGGTTTGTAGCAATGAGGAATTGATTGTTTATGCTGCATCCTTAACTTCTGTGATGTATAAGCTACATGAAGAAGTAGTTAGTGATAGTAGAGTAACGGCAGTTCTTATCGGGCCGGGTGGAGGGCCGTCTTTCGCATCCCTCAAAGACACGGTGCTACAGGTGCTAGGTGGCGATGACAGAAGGGGTTATGTTCTCGATGCTGGAGCGATAACTGCATTTCAAAGCTGTCCAGCCGCCCTTTTTGCTTGTATTCGGGGCCGGCGTGTTATTATGACACCGCATGAAGGGGAGTTTCGGCAAATTTTCCCTTACTTAAGTGGTAGTATCGTGGAGAGAGCGATATCAGCGGCGCGTGAGTCAGGAGCGGTTGTGGTGTTAAAGGGGCATGATACGGTAATTGCTGCCCCTGATGGTAGGTTAGCTGTAAATAATAATGCTCCCGCAAGCTTGGCAACCATCGGAAGTGGTGATGTATTGGCAGGAATGATCACTGGTCTTCTTGCAGCGGGAATGGATGAGTTTCATGCTGCGTGCTGTGCTGTGTGGATGCACGGGGAATGTGGCAAAAAATACAAGCTCGGCTTGATAGCCGATGACATTATAAGCAGTATTCCTGAAGTATACAGCAATATAGGTACATATTCTGCGCTATAG
- a CDS encoding toprim domain-containing protein: MGVVIVESPSKAKTIGKYLGQKFNVIASFGHVRDFPAKSGSVDPDNDFHMIYEVIPKSERHLEKIVKTVKAEKKAIYLATDPDREGEAIAWHVV; the protein is encoded by the coding sequence ATGGGAGTGGTGATAGTAGAGTCTCCGTCTAAGGCGAAGACCATCGGCAAGTATTTAGGGCAGAAGTTTAATGTGATAGCTTCTTTTGGCCACGTACGCGATTTCCCTGCTAAAAGTGGATCTGTGGACCCTGATAATGACTTCCATATGATATATGAGGTTATTCCTAAGTCCGAAAGACACCTGGAAAAAATAGTTAAGACAGTGAAGGCAGAAAAGAAGGCTATCTACCTAGCAACAGACCCGGATCGCGAGGGAGAAGCCATAGCCTGGCATGTTGTC
- a CDS encoding lysine--tRNA ligase, whose protein sequence is MQKYLSWPFVEAEKILSTFEQSEEIILATGYGPSGLPHIGTFGEVLRTVYVANALRELAPRIRTRILAFSDDMDGLRKVPDNVPNREMLSEHLGRLLTSIPDPFGTAQSYGHHMNGTFCEFLAIFGFEYEFKSATECYRSGVYDEVLLKLLERYEAAVNILLPTLGEERQKSYSPFLPVCQKTQKVLQVPIVETNAKRGTVSYRDEEGNLVETRVTGGCCKLQWKADWGMRWAAFGVQYESHGKDLTPSAKPAVAICKLLGGKPPVLFPYELFLDKEGKKISKSKGNGFSVDEWLACAPYESLALYMFLNPKRAKRLCHEIVPKFVDDYLSLVNQYHDDPANFDNPVWHIHNGKVPKLEMYGLTFCLLINIASACNAEDVQMLKKLIKRYRGGVDIENNSTLEKLLEFSVAYCKMFVLNSRSYKVPNEVERRMLANLSEALSQMDDSKSSDEIQNVVFEVGKMHLPHDLRTWFKTLYEVLLGQEDGPRFGSFVKLYGIDNTVKLITNSLTTK, encoded by the coding sequence ATGCAAAAATATCTTTCCTGGCCCTTCGTAGAAGCCGAGAAGATTTTAAGTACTTTTGAACAAAGCGAAGAGATAATACTTGCGACTGGGTATGGGCCATCGGGCTTACCGCACATCGGAACGTTTGGTGAGGTGTTGCGCACAGTCTATGTAGCTAATGCTTTAAGAGAGCTTGCTCCTAGAATAAGAACCAGAATTCTTGCATTTTCCGATGACATGGACGGCCTCAGGAAAGTGCCAGATAATGTTCCCAATAGGGAAATGTTATCCGAACACTTAGGTAGGCTATTAACGTCAATACCTGATCCTTTTGGAACAGCACAGAGTTATGGCCACCACATGAATGGAACGTTCTGTGAATTCCTTGCGATCTTCGGATTTGAATACGAATTTAAAAGCGCTACAGAGTGCTATAGATCAGGTGTCTATGACGAAGTGCTACTGAAGTTACTGGAAAGGTACGAGGCGGCAGTTAATATCCTACTTCCAACTTTGGGAGAAGAGAGACAAAAGTCCTATAGTCCGTTCCTTCCAGTTTGTCAGAAGACCCAGAAAGTCTTGCAAGTTCCTATAGTAGAAACAAATGCAAAACGTGGGACCGTGTCTTATAGGGATGAAGAAGGAAATCTCGTCGAAACCCGCGTCACGGGGGGATGCTGCAAACTTCAGTGGAAAGCAGATTGGGGAATGCGTTGGGCTGCTTTTGGTGTTCAGTATGAATCACATGGTAAGGATCTCACTCCTTCAGCTAAGCCTGCAGTAGCAATATGCAAGCTATTGGGAGGAAAGCCCCCTGTTCTATTTCCTTATGAGTTGTTCCTCGACAAAGAGGGTAAAAAGATCTCAAAATCAAAAGGTAACGGCTTTTCCGTTGATGAATGGCTAGCTTGTGCCCCTTATGAAAGCTTGGCTCTTTACATGTTCCTTAATCCCAAAAGGGCAAAGCGGTTATGCCATGAGATAGTACCCAAATTTGTAGATGATTACCTATCATTGGTAAACCAATACCATGATGATCCGGCAAATTTTGATAACCCAGTGTGGCACATACATAATGGTAAGGTACCCAAACTTGAAATGTATGGCCTGACTTTCTGCTTATTGATTAATATAGCTTCAGCATGTAACGCAGAAGATGTGCAAATGCTGAAAAAGCTTATAAAGAGGTACCGTGGCGGTGTAGATATAGAGAATAACAGTACCTTGGAAAAATTACTGGAGTTCTCAGTAGCATATTGCAAGATGTTTGTGCTGAACAGTCGCTCATACAAGGTGCCTAATGAGGTCGAAAGGAGGATGCTTGCCAATCTCTCAGAAGCCCTATCACAAATGGATGATAGTAAGTCTTCTGATGAAATTCAGAATGTAGTATTTGAGGTGGGAAAGATGCATCTACCACATGACCTTAGAACGTGGTTCAAGACCCTGTATGAGGTGCTTTTAGGTCAGGAAGATGGACCTAGATTTGGCTCTTTCGTGAAGCTTTATGGAATTGATAATACTGTGAAGTTGATCACCAACTCTTTGACGACCAAATAG
- a CDS encoding O-methyltransferase, with product MNYTGGLVRSAAENYRDKYISSLFGIRDNDLLSVHDTAPRELKMAQLGIVEGRFLQLLVGVSMVKTIVEVGTCMGFSALCMAKALPEDGHIYTIERDLENATKARKNVENCQLDKKVTVIHGDAREELKTLEHLTPFDMMFIDANKASYCDYLTWASKNIRKGGLIVADNALLFGAVFEERPHGRVTKSAHAAMVAFNKELSNEAKYLSSLLPTNEGLLVAIKRT from the coding sequence ATGAATTACACTGGGGGTCTTGTGCGCAGTGCTGCCGAAAATTACAGGGATAAGTACATAAGTAGCTTGTTCGGTATAAGAGACAATGATTTACTATCCGTACACGATACCGCTCCACGTGAGCTTAAGATGGCACAGCTCGGTATAGTAGAAGGACGATTTCTTCAGCTGCTGGTTGGTGTTTCTATGGTAAAAACCATAGTAGAAGTAGGCACCTGCATGGGTTTTTCTGCATTATGTATGGCAAAAGCTTTACCCGAAGATGGTCACATATACACGATAGAGCGAGACTTAGAAAACGCAACAAAAGCGAGGAAAAATGTCGAAAATTGTCAGCTAGACAAAAAGGTTACGGTTATTCATGGAGATGCTAGAGAAGAACTCAAAACACTAGAGCACTTGACGCCGTTTGACATGATGTTCATCGATGCGAATAAGGCTAGCTATTGTGACTATCTCACCTGGGCTTCAAAAAACATAAGAAAGGGAGGGCTAATAGTTGCCGACAATGCTCTGCTTTTCGGCGCAGTGTTTGAAGAGCGTCCTCATGGAAGGGTAACAAAAAGCGCTCATGCGGCGATGGTGGCTTTTAATAAGGAGTTGTCCAATGAAGCAAAATACCTTTCTTCTCTGTTGCCAACAAACGAGGGATTACTCGTCGCCATAAAGCGGACTTAA
- the rsmA gene encoding 16S rRNA (adenine(1518)-N(6)/adenine(1519)-N(6))-dimethyltransferase RsmA codes for MNTVTSRKHRAKKSLGQNFILAPSIGENIVSFAGCIEGYDIIEVGPGLGTMTQAIIKGGVRKLVSIEKDESLAAVHNKLEKAYPSYKCIYQDILDIDIRSLELNPPIKMIANLPYNISVVLLLKLLDSIQMFEKLTLMFQKEVANRIVAVPGTKGYSTLSVLVQLLCSVEKVADFPPEVFSPAPKVHSS; via the coding sequence ATGAACACTGTAACGTCAAGGAAACATCGAGCAAAGAAATCTCTTGGGCAAAACTTCATTCTTGCCCCTTCTATAGGAGAAAACATAGTTTCTTTTGCAGGATGCATCGAAGGCTATGACATAATAGAAGTCGGCCCCGGTTTAGGTACCATGACACAGGCTATTATAAAAGGCGGAGTCCGCAAACTTGTATCAATAGAAAAGGATGAAAGCCTTGCTGCAGTACATAACAAACTTGAAAAAGCCTATCCCAGCTACAAGTGTATATACCAAGACATCCTAGATATTGATATCCGTAGTCTTGAATTAAATCCTCCGATCAAGATGATAGCTAATCTGCCATATAACATATCCGTTGTGCTGCTTCTAAAGCTGTTGGACTCAATACAAATGTTTGAAAAATTGACACTAATGTTCCAGAAGGAAGTGGCAAATAGAATAGTTGCAGTTCCTGGAACAAAAGGGTATTCCACATTATCTGTGCTGGTGCAATTATTGTGTAGCGTAGAAAAAGTTGCAGATTTTCCCCCCGAAGTTTTCTCTCCTGCGCCAAAAGTACATTCTTCAG
- a CDS encoding 4-(cytidine 5'-diphospho)-2-C-methyl-D-erythritol kinase: MARYIINAPAKINLFLHIVGRAPCGYHLIESVFAFVDLYDVLEVELGSKRRGVKFIRFSGIHRSDNTIQRSIGHMVRRCLSGVAENVYVKVLKNIPVSAGLAGGSVDAAAVIRLLGRLWGIDEKEANRVAFRVGSDVPVCLISKTAFVSGMGDHVEMVEDYSFPKHVVLAGPRVELSTKSVFQSFKPNEFSSSLGEAPQSSEEWLSVIERSRNDLTDVALSLVPEVQKILGALNKLEGCYLARMSGSGATCFALFFDENMANLAAEKLKAENEDWFVCKANIVQARHVANVIRA, from the coding sequence ATGGCTAGGTATATCATTAATGCTCCTGCTAAGATAAATCTTTTCCTGCATATAGTAGGTAGAGCCCCCTGCGGATACCATTTGATAGAGTCTGTTTTTGCCTTTGTTGATCTTTACGATGTCCTAGAAGTTGAACTGGGATCTAAACGACGCGGGGTGAAGTTTATCAGGTTCTCAGGAATTCACAGAAGCGACAACACAATTCAGCGATCCATTGGGCATATGGTGCGTAGGTGTTTGTCAGGCGTTGCGGAGAATGTATACGTCAAGGTGCTGAAGAACATTCCGGTGTCAGCAGGTCTTGCTGGTGGGTCTGTCGACGCAGCTGCAGTTATTAGGTTGCTTGGTAGGTTGTGGGGAATAGATGAAAAGGAAGCAAACCGCGTTGCCTTTAGAGTAGGTAGCGATGTGCCGGTGTGTTTGATATCAAAAACAGCTTTTGTTTCGGGTATGGGTGATCATGTAGAAATGGTGGAAGACTATTCTTTTCCGAAGCATGTTGTTCTTGCGGGACCTAGAGTGGAGTTGAGCACGAAAAGTGTATTTCAATCATTTAAACCTAATGAGTTTTCTTCTAGCCTTGGGGAAGCTCCCCAGAGTAGCGAAGAGTGGCTGTCTGTGATAGAAAGGTCTCGTAATGACCTCACAGATGTTGCATTATCATTGGTTCCAGAGGTGCAGAAAATCCTGGGAGCATTGAATAAGTTGGAAGGGTGTTATTTAGCCAGGATGAGTGGGAGTGGAGCTACTTGCTTTGCGCTCTTCTTTGATGAAAATATGGCAAATCTTGCAGCGGAAAAGCTAAAAGCAGAAAACGAGGATTGGTTCGTTTGTAAAGCCAATATTGTACAAGCAAGACACGTTGCTAATGTGATACGTGCCTGA